A stretch of Desulfotalea psychrophila LSv54 DNA encodes these proteins:
- a CDS encoding molybdopterin-binding protein — protein MNTVPVQEAIGMVLCHDMTRIVPGECKGPAFKKGHVVTEEDIPTLLEIGKEHIFVLDMEKGRIHENEAAERIAKAAFGPGITLSDVSEGRVNFEASPGLLDINVEALNRINSIEEVVLATMHSGQQVTEARAVAGTRVVPLVIDEEKIERVEAICAEYPYVVGIRPFIHHKVGVVTTGSEVYHGRIQDKFGPVIREKFAKLGSTVMEQRFSSDDPIMTRDEILDAIAEGAEMVVVTGGMSVDPDDQTPTAIRATGAEVITYGSPTFPGVMFMLAVRDGIPILGLPGCVMYYRASIFDLVVPRLLAGVEVTREDIVAMGHGGFCATCEVCHYPTCPFGK, from the coding sequence ATGAATACTGTTCCTGTGCAAGAAGCTATTGGCATGGTTCTATGCCATGATATGACCAGAATTGTTCCCGGAGAGTGCAAGGGACCTGCCTTTAAGAAGGGTCATGTTGTAACTGAAGAAGATATTCCCACCCTGCTTGAAATTGGCAAAGAACATATTTTTGTATTGGATATGGAAAAAGGCCGCATTCATGAAAACGAGGCAGCCGAGCGTATCGCCAAGGCAGCCTTTGGTCCCGGTATTACCCTTTCCGACGTCAGCGAAGGTCGAGTGAACTTTGAGGCCAGTCCCGGTCTGCTTGATATCAATGTTGAAGCCCTCAATCGTATTAACTCCATTGAGGAGGTCGTGCTTGCCACCATGCACAGTGGCCAGCAGGTGACCGAAGCCCGAGCCGTTGCCGGCACCAGGGTTGTTCCCCTTGTTATAGATGAGGAGAAGATTGAGCGTGTGGAGGCAATATGTGCTGAATATCCCTACGTGGTCGGCATCCGTCCCTTTATCCACCATAAAGTTGGTGTGGTAACCACGGGCAGCGAGGTCTATCACGGTCGTATTCAGGATAAGTTCGGCCCTGTTATTCGTGAAAAATTTGCAAAACTCGGTTCCACGGTTATGGAGCAACGGTTCAGCTCAGATGATCCCATCATGACCCGTGATGAGATTTTAGATGCCATTGCTGAAGGCGCTGAAATGGTGGTGGTGACAGGCGGTATGTCCGTTGATCCCGACGACCAGACCCCCACCGCAATCCGAGCCACCGGGGCCGAGGTTATTACATATGGTTCTCCCACTTTTCCTGGCGTGATGTTTATGCTCGCAGTCAGGGACGGTATCCCGATTCTGGGACTCCCAGGCTGCGTTATGTACTATCGGGCCAGTATTTTTGATCTGGTTGTGCCCCGTCTGCTGGCAGGGGTTGAGGTTACCCGTGAAGATATTGTAGCCATGGGACATGGTGGTTTTTGTGCAACATGTGAAGTGTGCCATTATCCCACCTGCCCCTTTGGAAAGTAG
- a CDS encoding NAD(P)/FAD-dependent oxidoreductase, with the protein MTAENRYDVIIVGGGPAGLFAAYYLGEHSDLKVLVIEKGRRSLQRKCPIAGDRACIQCKPCNILCGVGGAGLFSDGKLNFIPRLGKTDLSQFMPMSEATKLIDETEEIFNRFNMDGKVYPTDMNSAKEIRKEAKKHGIDLLIIKQKHLGSDRLPTHINGLAEYTESKGVTFQTSETVTDITTQDGRVTGVVSNKGEYQADNVILAPGRVGAEWVASVVKKHGIKVSQRGIEVGVRVEVANEVMQDLCEVIYDPTFFIQTNKYDDQTRTFCTNYGGFVALENYQDFVCVNGHAYMDKKSNNTNFSFLSKVVLNDPVEDNTAYGESIGRLATIIGGGKPILQRFGDLRRGRRSTWNRIKHSSIDPTFKDVTCGDIAMALPERIVTNLVDGLEQLNNIVPGVANDETLLYAPEIKFFATQVDTDNSLETAIKGLYVAGDGPGVAGNIVSAAATALIPAKKIIKAQTK; encoded by the coding sequence ATGACAGCTGAAAACAGATATGACGTGATTATTGTTGGCGGAGGCCCTGCCGGCCTTTTTGCCGCCTACTATCTGGGTGAGCACTCAGACCTCAAGGTGCTTGTTATTGAAAAGGGACGACGTTCTCTGCAACGAAAATGCCCCATAGCAGGGGACAGGGCATGTATCCAGTGCAAGCCATGCAATATTCTCTGTGGAGTAGGTGGGGCGGGACTTTTTTCCGACGGGAAGCTCAATTTCATCCCCCGCCTAGGTAAAACCGACCTCAGCCAGTTTATGCCCATGAGCGAAGCGACAAAGCTCATCGATGAGACCGAGGAGATCTTTAATCGCTTTAATATGGACGGAAAGGTTTATCCCACCGATATGAACAGCGCAAAAGAGATACGTAAAGAGGCCAAAAAACATGGCATTGACCTCCTGATAATCAAACAAAAGCACCTTGGTTCCGACCGACTCCCCACCCATATCAACGGACTGGCCGAATATACGGAGAGCAAGGGGGTTACCTTTCAGACCTCTGAAACCGTAACCGACATCACCACCCAAGATGGCCGAGTAACCGGCGTTGTGAGCAATAAGGGAGAGTACCAGGCAGACAATGTTATTCTTGCCCCCGGTCGAGTTGGGGCAGAGTGGGTGGCATCGGTGGTAAAAAAACACGGCATCAAGGTGTCACAACGTGGCATTGAGGTGGGTGTGCGGGTAGAGGTTGCCAACGAGGTCATGCAGGATCTCTGTGAGGTCATCTATGATCCAACCTTTTTTATTCAAACCAATAAATATGACGACCAGACCCGCACCTTCTGCACTAACTACGGTGGTTTCGTCGCTCTCGAAAATTACCAGGACTTCGTCTGCGTCAACGGCCATGCCTATATGGATAAAAAGTCCAACAACACCAACTTCTCCTTTCTCTCCAAGGTAGTATTAAACGATCCGGTGGAAGACAATACCGCCTACGGAGAATCCATTGGCCGCCTCGCCACCATCATCGGTGGCGGCAAGCCCATTCTACAGCGTTTTGGCGACCTCAGACGAGGACGTAGATCCACCTGGAACAGAATTAAGCACAGCTCAATCGACCCCACCTTCAAGGATGTCACCTGTGGCGATATCGCCATGGCCCTGCCCGAAAGGATTGTCACCAATCTGGTGGACGGCCTGGAACAGCTGAACAATATTGTCCCCGGAGTGGCCAACGACGAGACCCTGCTCTACGCCCCGGAAATAAAGTTTTTTGCAACCCAGGTGGACACCGACAACTCACTTGAGACTGCCATTAAGGGTCTCTATGTGGCAGGCGATGGCCCCGGAGTGGCAGGCAATATTGTCTCTGCAGCAGCGACGGCCCTCATCCCGGCTAAGAAGATTATCAAGGCCCAAACCAAATAG
- a CDS encoding YqaA family protein: MVGSKEAVKRPNIVQRSYSRCMEWMATPYGIWALFAIAFVESSVFPIPPDVFLIALCIAVPAKSFRYAAVCTLGSVLGGMFGYGLGFWFMDSLGQGIMNMYNLADKYEIVRQVYDKYGVLAVGTAGFTPLPYKLFTLSAGFFQLNFPAFVLVSIVSRAARFFLVAAFVWKFGASIKHLISRYFNIISIVFMAILIGSFFLIKLI; encoded by the coding sequence ATGGTTGGAAGTAAAGAGGCCGTGAAACGGCCCAATATTGTGCAGAGAAGCTATAGTCGCTGTATGGAGTGGATGGCCACCCCCTATGGCATATGGGCGCTTTTTGCCATAGCCTTTGTTGAGTCATCGGTTTTTCCCATTCCGCCGGATGTCTTTTTAATTGCCCTCTGTATTGCCGTTCCCGCTAAATCTTTTCGTTATGCAGCTGTCTGTACCCTGGGCTCGGTTTTGGGTGGTATGTTTGGTTATGGTCTGGGCTTTTGGTTTATGGACAGTCTTGGCCAGGGCATTATGAATATGTACAACCTTGCCGATAAGTATGAAATTGTCCGTCAGGTCTATGATAAATATGGTGTCTTGGCGGTGGGAACTGCCGGTTTTACCCCCCTGCCCTATAAGCTTTTTACCCTGTCGGCAGGTTTCTTTCAGCTAAATTTTCCCGCCTTTGTCCTTGTCTCCATTGTCTCCCGGGCAGCAAGATTTTTTCTGGTGGCCGCCTTTGTTTGGAAGTTTGGCGCTTCCATTAAGCATCTTATTAGTCGTTATTTCAATATAATATCCATTGTCTTTATGGCTATCCTCATTGGTAGTTTTTTTCTGATAAAATTAATTTGA
- a CDS encoding protein-L-isoaspartate(D-aspartate) O-methyltransferase: MIDNYSTAREKMLREQIVARGVTDMATLDAILEVPRHFFVDEGQRMRAYGDYPLSITEGQTISQPYIVAYMTSLLQLTASDTVLEIGTGSGYQAAILSKICRQVYTVECIHSLLNKARKVFDSLRYFNIRSKYDDGSRGWSEFAPYDAIIVTAGSPEIPTPLLDQLADGGRMVIPVGPRYEQVLKRVTKEGDDFVVEDLAPVRFVDLVGVHGWK; encoded by the coding sequence GTGATAGATAATTACTCTACTGCCCGAGAGAAGATGCTTCGGGAGCAGATTGTTGCCCGTGGTGTAACTGACATGGCAACGCTTGATGCTATTCTTGAGGTCCCTCGTCATTTTTTTGTCGATGAAGGACAGAGGATGCGTGCCTATGGGGATTATCCGCTCTCCATTACCGAGGGACAGACTATTTCCCAGCCTTATATTGTTGCCTATATGACCTCCCTTTTGCAGCTTACAGCCAGTGATACGGTGTTGGAGATAGGAACCGGTTCCGGTTACCAGGCCGCAATTTTGTCTAAGATTTGCCGGCAGGTATATACGGTTGAATGTATACACTCTCTGCTGAATAAGGCTCGCAAGGTTTTTGATTCTCTTCGTTATTTTAATATTCGCTCTAAGTATGACGATGGCAGTCGGGGTTGGTCTGAATTTGCCCCCTATGATGCTATTATTGTTACTGCCGGTAGTCCTGAGATCCCCACCCCCCTTCTTGATCAACTCGCCGATGGTGGTCGCATGGTTATTCCCGTTGGTCCTCGTTATGAGCAGGTGTTGAAACGAGTGACTAAGGAGGGAGACGATTTTGTAGTGGAAGATCTGGCCCCTGTCCGTTTTGTCGATCTGGTGGGAGTTCATGGTTGGAAGTAA
- the htpG gene encoding molecular chaperone HtpG has translation MTEAKNYEFQAETKKLLDIVINSLYTERDVFVRELISNSADALEKMRHEALTCQEVLDEDLPLEITIDLDEEAHTLTISDSGIGMTEQELVNNLGVIAHSGSGSFYAELAEAVKKDVNLIGQFGVGFYAAFMAGNKVRVQTRSWDGSQGHEWLSEGAGSFTITPLDGLARGTRIVVELKDDAHEYAQDWKIKNVIEQYSSFVSFPIKLKGEVVNTVQALWSRSKSEISDEEYNEFYKFIGNATEDPSYRLHFSADAPLSIKSLLFVPKENFEVMGFGRVEPGVNLYCQRILIDQHSENILPGWLRFLKGVVDSEDLPLNISRQSLQDNALVSKIRRVVTKRFLKYLAEEATRDESQYLQFWSTFGIYLKEGVTTDYEYQKELGKLLRFETSKSELGVPVSLADYLLRMNPDQEKIYYINGASRAAIEAGPYVEMFKKKDIEIVYTLDPIDDFVLSHLQEFEGKKLVSADGADISLDKEEAEDALVDESGVDKAELAELLTWMKEELKDEVGDVLSSHRLVDAPAMIVNADGFMSASMERVLAASRKEQGIAGVDGSKKHLEINGKNPLIKQLAELRKADAGFAGEVAHQILDNAMIQAGLVVDPLKMVARNYKILDRAVSRA, from the coding sequence ATGACAGAAGCAAAAAACTATGAATTTCAGGCAGAGACCAAAAAGCTACTTGATATAGTTATTAACTCGCTCTATACCGAGCGTGATGTTTTTGTTCGTGAGTTGATATCTAACTCGGCGGATGCCCTGGAGAAAATGCGGCATGAAGCCCTTACCTGCCAGGAAGTTTTGGACGAGGATCTTCCCCTTGAGATCACCATCGATCTCGACGAAGAGGCCCATACCCTTACCATCAGTGACAGCGGTATTGGTATGACAGAGCAGGAGTTGGTCAACAACCTTGGGGTTATCGCTCACTCTGGATCTGGTAGCTTTTATGCGGAACTTGCCGAGGCTGTAAAAAAAGACGTTAATCTCATCGGTCAGTTTGGTGTGGGCTTTTATGCTGCTTTTATGGCGGGAAATAAGGTGCGCGTCCAAACTCGTTCATGGGACGGTAGTCAGGGCCATGAGTGGCTTTCCGAAGGTGCGGGCTCTTTTACCATCACCCCTCTGGATGGACTTGCCCGAGGAACACGCATTGTTGTGGAGCTGAAGGACGATGCCCATGAGTATGCCCAGGATTGGAAGATTAAAAATGTTATTGAGCAGTACTCTTCATTTGTCTCCTTCCCGATTAAGCTTAAGGGAGAGGTCGTGAACACCGTTCAGGCCCTCTGGAGTCGAAGCAAGTCTGAGATCAGCGATGAGGAGTACAATGAATTTTATAAGTTTATTGGCAATGCTACCGAAGATCCTTCCTATAGATTGCATTTTTCAGCCGATGCCCCTCTCTCGATAAAATCGCTCCTCTTTGTTCCCAAGGAAAATTTTGAGGTTATGGGTTTTGGTCGGGTTGAGCCCGGTGTTAATCTCTACTGTCAACGCATCCTTATCGACCAACACTCCGAAAATATCCTGCCAGGCTGGTTGCGCTTCTTGAAAGGTGTGGTGGATAGTGAAGATCTTCCCCTTAATATCTCCCGCCAGAGTCTGCAGGACAATGCTTTGGTGAGCAAGATTCGCCGGGTGGTTACCAAGCGTTTTCTCAAGTATTTGGCCGAAGAGGCTACCCGCGATGAGTCGCAGTATCTTCAGTTTTGGTCCACCTTTGGCATCTATCTCAAGGAGGGCGTGACCACCGATTATGAGTATCAGAAAGAACTGGGTAAACTCCTTCGCTTCGAGACCTCTAAATCTGAGTTGGGTGTACCTGTATCTCTTGCAGATTATCTCCTGCGCATGAACCCTGATCAGGAAAAGATCTACTATATCAATGGGGCAAGTCGGGCCGCAATCGAGGCGGGTCCCTATGTTGAGATGTTCAAAAAGAAGGACATTGAGATTGTCTATACCCTTGATCCTATTGATGACTTTGTTCTCAGTCATCTTCAGGAATTTGAAGGTAAGAAGCTTGTCTCAGCCGATGGTGCCGATATCTCCCTTGATAAGGAAGAGGCCGAGGATGCTCTGGTGGATGAGAGCGGTGTTGATAAGGCCGAGTTGGCAGAATTGCTTACCTGGATGAAAGAAGAGCTTAAAGACGAGGTAGGGGACGTTCTCTCCTCGCATCGTTTGGTTGATGCTCCGGCCATGATTGTTAATGCCGATGGATTTATGAGTGCATCCATGGAACGTGTGCTTGCTGCAAGTCGTAAGGAGCAGGGTATTGCCGGTGTAGATGGTTCTAAGAAGCATCTTGAAATCAATGGTAAAAATCCCCTGATCAAGCAACTTGCTGAACTGAGAAAGGCCGATGCAGGTTTTGCCGGTGAGGTGGCCCATCAGATCCTGGATAATGCCATGATTCAGGCGGGTCTTGTGGTTGATCCTCTGAAGATGGTTGCCCGTAATTATAAGATTCTTGATCGAGCGGTATCAAGAGCCTAG
- the hemG gene encoding protoporphyrinogen oxidase codes for MTKQLDTIIVGAGLSGLTVAHKLRLKDKLHSLLIIDREEQSGGVIRTHRQDGFISEIGPHGFLDNNPASKLILAETGLDKETVKAPLMDFVRYVYLHDKLNLIEQTPGKIIMAPLISWPAKFRVLADLWKRPLEGDPSIAKWVEHRFGPALLPFIDAIFTGTYAGDYETLTVGSVWPGVRELEKKHGSVIRGLIARWIAKKRTGDKTPMNMPSMTSFAEGMARLPERLSEGLSAEELLLNTDVTAIARGENGWAVKTGTGEEYRATQLVLALPTNEALRLLAPLNTGMPMQKIPEARIASVIMGFKGATLPPGFGFLTPEVEKRFSLGCLFSSNMFPGRAPEGHVVIETLVGGKRHPERLNLDDETIIERALADIRAILDLPNPPVYTRVLRSKSGIPQLEEGYPELLSWRDALVRTYPGLHLCGFGWEGIGLNEMMKAGTRVAEAVLDAGGSASAQAEIKGIYF; via the coding sequence ATGACAAAACAACTCGATACCATTATTGTTGGAGCAGGCCTTTCAGGACTCACCGTGGCCCATAAACTTCGCCTCAAAGACAAACTACACAGCCTCCTGATTATTGACAGGGAGGAGCAAAGCGGCGGTGTCATACGTACCCATCGGCAAGATGGCTTTATCTCAGAAATTGGCCCCCATGGTTTCCTTGACAATAACCCTGCCAGTAAGCTCATCCTTGCCGAGACAGGTCTTGATAAGGAGACGGTAAAGGCACCGCTTATGGACTTTGTCCGCTATGTCTACCTCCACGACAAGCTGAACCTGATAGAGCAGACGCCAGGGAAAATTATCATGGCACCGCTGATCTCCTGGCCTGCCAAGTTCCGCGTTCTGGCCGATCTATGGAAGCGGCCGCTAGAGGGAGACCCCAGCATTGCCAAGTGGGTCGAACATCGCTTTGGCCCGGCCCTACTCCCCTTTATAGATGCAATCTTTACGGGAACCTACGCCGGAGACTACGAGACCCTGACCGTTGGCAGTGTCTGGCCTGGGGTACGTGAGTTGGAAAAAAAACATGGCTCCGTGATTCGCGGACTTATTGCAAGATGGATTGCAAAGAAGAGAACAGGTGACAAAACGCCTATGAACATGCCGTCCATGACCAGTTTTGCCGAGGGTATGGCCCGTCTACCGGAGAGATTAAGTGAAGGGTTGTCTGCCGAAGAGCTCCTGCTGAATACCGATGTTACAGCCATTGCCAGAGGAGAAAATGGTTGGGCGGTAAAGACCGGGACAGGCGAAGAGTACAGGGCGACACAGCTTGTCCTGGCCCTGCCAACCAATGAAGCCCTGCGCTTACTTGCACCCCTTAATACGGGAATGCCAATGCAAAAGATACCCGAGGCACGAATTGCCTCGGTAATCATGGGCTTCAAGGGGGCAACGCTACCTCCGGGATTTGGCTTTCTCACCCCTGAAGTGGAAAAACGTTTTTCTCTCGGCTGCCTCTTCTCTTCAAATATGTTTCCGGGCCGAGCCCCAGAAGGCCATGTGGTGATCGAGACCCTGGTTGGAGGCAAGCGCCACCCTGAAAGGCTGAATCTGGACGATGAAACCATAATCGAGAGGGCATTAGCTGATATTAGAGCGATCCTTGACCTGCCGAACCCTCCCGTCTATACCAGGGTACTCCGCTCAAAGTCAGGAATCCCCCAACTGGAAGAGGGCTACCCGGAACTTCTCTCCTGGCGTGATGCCCTGGTAAGAACCTATCCTGGACTCCATCTCTGCGGTTTTGGTTGGGAAGGTATTGGACTCAATGAGATGATGAAGGCAGGTACCAGAGTGGCCGAGGCTGTACTGGATGCCGGAGGTAGCGCCTCGGCTCAGGCAGAGATAAAGGGCATTTATTTTTAA
- the dnaA gene encoding chromosomal replication initiator protein DnaA: MFSGVVMAWQKAQGCLKESLSKDVYSLWIAPLESVRQENGVVSLAGPDRYFIAFVKQNYLKEIERSLTGVDSSITDVRFLEKKAVPQLRSMMHRTSTSAPTFPVPSVSSASTASTASTASSASSVPRQLRLPSVPKNNASIRALHPRYTFDEFMVGQSNILAESACRAISADADTVGPCLYINSGTGLGKSHLTHAVAHHLLSNSPMTRMHYVTAQQFSAEMVHGIKNNSMDMFKKKYQEDCDILLVEDIHTLKGKKKTQEELNEVLDTLVKSGKRVLLTANAAPRELAGIDGEFRSRMSAGLITSIQAPDIKTRSRIVERKAAGQRLSFDEDMTSYLAQNVRGDVRQIESAITAIGARARLMGGYIDMNLIREVVGSVVGCNQSLSSSLIRDLISAQFQVSVEDLQSRSRKKSISLPRQIAMYLSRKFTEESLAEIGRTYKRDHSTVIHSVKVITDKARRDMSLGAQVNLLSDKVKQI, from the coding sequence ATGTTTTCAGGGGTTGTTATGGCGTGGCAGAAGGCGCAGGGGTGCTTAAAGGAATCATTGTCCAAAGATGTCTATTCGTTGTGGATAGCACCTTTGGAATCTGTCCGCCAAGAGAACGGAGTTGTCTCTCTTGCAGGCCCCGATCGTTATTTTATAGCCTTTGTTAAGCAAAATTATCTGAAGGAAATCGAGCGATCCCTTACAGGCGTTGATTCTAGCATCACTGATGTGCGCTTCTTAGAGAAAAAAGCCGTGCCTCAATTGCGTTCTATGATGCACAGGACATCCACCTCGGCACCAACCTTTCCAGTTCCTTCGGTCTCTTCGGCTTCTACTGCTTCTACGGCTTCTACGGCCTCTTCGGCTTCTTCGGTACCACGTCAGCTGCGTCTGCCCTCTGTGCCTAAGAATAATGCCAGTATTCGTGCCCTGCATCCTCGTTATACCTTTGATGAATTTATGGTGGGGCAGAGTAATATTTTGGCAGAGTCTGCCTGCCGGGCTATATCGGCAGATGCTGATACCGTCGGTCCCTGTCTCTATATTAACAGTGGCACAGGACTTGGTAAGAGTCATCTCACCCATGCCGTTGCTCATCACCTGCTCAGTAATTCGCCCATGACCCGTATGCACTATGTCACCGCCCAGCAATTCTCGGCGGAGATGGTGCATGGTATTAAAAATAACAGTATGGATATGTTTAAGAAAAAATATCAGGAGGATTGTGATATTTTACTTGTGGAAGACATTCATACTTTAAAGGGTAAGAAAAAGACTCAGGAAGAACTTAACGAGGTACTCGATACCTTGGTTAAATCGGGTAAGCGAGTCTTGCTTACGGCAAATGCTGCCCCCCGTGAGTTGGCAGGTATCGATGGTGAATTTCGTTCCCGGATGAGTGCCGGCCTTATCACCTCTATTCAGGCCCCTGATATAAAGACAAGATCTCGAATTGTTGAGAGAAAGGCAGCAGGACAGCGTCTCTCCTTCGATGAGGATATGACCAGCTATCTTGCTCAGAATGTTCGAGGAGATGTTCGTCAGATTGAATCTGCTATAACAGCCATTGGGGCCCGGGCCCGTCTGATGGGTGGTTATATTGATATGAATCTTATTCGTGAGGTGGTGGGCTCAGTTGTTGGTTGCAATCAGTCCCTCTCCTCTAGCCTTATTCGTGATCTGATCAGTGCTCAGTTTCAGGTGAGTGTTGAGGATCTTCAGTCTCGTTCTCGTAAGAAATCAATCAGCTTGCCCCGGCAGATTGCCATGTACTTGAGCCGTAAATTCACCGAAGAGTCCCTTGCCGAGATTGGCCGCACCTATAAGCGTGACCACTCAACGGTGATTCATTCCGTAAAGGTTATTACGGACAAGGCACGACGCGATATGTCCCTCGGTGCTCAGGTTAATCTGCTCAGTGATAAGGTAAAACAGATATAG
- a CDS encoding ComF family protein, with amino-acid sequence MPGLLDLLFPRSCVYCEERIPYGIRETLCPACLQKIKPTRPPLCLCCGGPLVGPVETEHLCGTCLLHMPAYNRARSLFIYEDVVRGLIHGLKFGQDMACLRAIDALVTSSGWRAGLPVSDLVLPVPLHFHRLRSRGFNQAFLLAKVFFGKRNKKIMPSLLLRTRDTLPQTGLSGVARRRNLLAAFTLRDAEMIRGRKICLVDDVFTTGTTVDECSKVLRKNGAAEVEVLTLARVIIAR; translated from the coding sequence ATGCCTGGTCTGTTAGATCTGCTTTTTCCAAGATCCTGCGTCTACTGTGAGGAGAGGATTCCCTATGGCATCAGGGAGACGCTATGTCCTGCCTGTCTGCAGAAAATAAAGCCCACTCGTCCACCCCTCTGTCTCTGCTGTGGCGGGCCGTTGGTGGGGCCTGTCGAAACGGAGCATCTTTGTGGCACCTGTCTTCTTCATATGCCTGCCTATAACCGGGCTCGCTCTCTTTTTATCTATGAGGATGTCGTGCGTGGCCTGATACATGGCTTGAAATTTGGTCAGGATATGGCCTGTTTAAGGGCCATAGATGCTCTTGTTACCAGTAGCGGCTGGAGAGCTGGTCTGCCCGTCTCTGATCTTGTTTTGCCCGTTCCTCTGCATTTTCACCGTCTGCGAAGCAGGGGCTTTAATCAGGCATTTCTTCTCGCTAAAGTTTTCTTTGGTAAAAGAAATAAAAAAATTATGCCATCTCTTCTGCTGCGTACCCGGGACACTCTGCCGCAGACGGGGCTGAGTGGTGTGGCTCGTCGTAGGAATCTTCTCGCAGCCTTTACTCTGAGGGATGCAGAGATGATCCGGGGGCGTAAAATATGTCTGGTCGATGACGTTTTTACCACGGGGACAACCGTGGACGAGTGTAGTAAGGTGCTTCGGAAAAATGGGGCGGCAGAGGTGGAGGTGCTCACCCTGGCCAGGGTCATCATTGCCAGATAA